Proteins from one Aquila chrysaetos chrysaetos chromosome 5, bAquChr1.4, whole genome shotgun sequence genomic window:
- the UTS2R gene encoding urotensin-2 receptor — protein MSLTDELESHFSATPYMVTDTSEGSLFRIRPNASANATGDSTSAAGSMEDMIAICTIGTILSLMCVIGVTGNVYTLLVMCHYLRSSASMYIYIINLALADLLYLLTIPFIVGTYFIQKWYFGDIGCRILFSLDFLTMHASIFTLTVMSTERYFAVLKPLDTVKRSKSYRKAIAVVIWLVSLLLTLPMLIMIQLVQRDNKSICLPTWSKLSYKVYLTILFGTSIVGPGVIIGYLYIRLAKIYWVSQTASFKQTKRLPNQKVLYLIFTIVLVFWACFLPFWIWQLLFQYYESFPLSPKVMKNINYLTTCLTYSNSCINPFLYTLLTKNYREYLKNRQRSLSSSSGYFQRRNRFQRISGRSLSTSSQHCTETYVLAHAPLGNSSA, from the coding sequence ATGTCCCTAACCGACGAGCTGGAGAGCCACTTTTCTGCAACCCCCTACATGGTGACAGACACAAGCGAGGGCAGCCTGTTCAGAATCAGACCCAACGCCTCCGCCAATGCCACTGGGGACAGCACATCAGCCGCCGGTTCCATGGAGGACATGATCGCTATCTGCACCATTGGGACAATCCTCTCCCTCATGTGTGTGATTGGGGTAACAGGCAACGTCTACACCTTGCTAGTGATGTGCCATTACTTGCGATCATCTGCTTCCATGTATATTTATATCATCAACCTTGCGCTGGCAGACCTGCTCTACCTTCTTACCATCCCCTTCATCGTTGGGACCTACTTCATTCAGAAATGGTACTTTGGGGACATTGGCTGTCGCATCCTGTTCAGTCTGGACTTCCTCACTATGCACGCCAGCATCTTCACCCTCACGGTCATGAGTACAGAGCGCTACTTTGCTGTGCTGAAGCCCCTGGACACAGTGAAGAGGTCCAAGAGTTACCGAAAGGCCATTGCTGTTGTTATCTGGCTGGTGTCACTGTTGCTCACTCTCCCAATGCTCATCATGATCCAGCTGGTGCAACGGGACAACAAAAGCATCTGCCTGCCTACTTGGAGCAAGCTGTCCTACAAAGTCTATCTCACCATCCTTTTTGGTACCAGCATTGTAGGTCCAGGGGTAATCATTGGCTACCTTTACATCCGATTAGCTAAGATTTACTGGGTGTCACAAACAGCATCCTTCAAGCAGACCAAGCGGCTCCCAAATCAAAAGGTACTCTATTTAATCTTCACAATAGTGCTGGTGTTCTGGGCTTGCTTCTTGCCTTTCTGGATATGGCAGCTTCTCTTCCAGTATTATGAATCCTTCCCTTTATCTCCCAAGGTGATGAAGAACATTAATTACCTAACAACCTGTCTGACCTACAGCAACAGCTGTATCAACCCCTTCCTCTATACCCTGCTCACCAAAAACTACAGGGAGTACCTGAAGAACAGACAGCGGTCCcttagcagcagcagtgggtACTTCCAAAGGAGGAATCGGTTTCAGAGGATTTCAGGGAGATCCCTGTCCACAAGCAGTCAGCACTGCACAGAGACATACGTTCTTGCTCACGCTCCTTTGGGAAACAGCAGTGCCTGA